In Kutzneria kofuensis, the DNA window GACGCCCGCGACGACATCACCCTGCGCGGCTGGCTCTACCGGCCCGCCGGCGACGGCCCCTGGCCCGGGGTCGTCATGACCCACGGCTTCGCCGGTGTGAAGGAGGCCTACCTGGAGCCGCTCGCGGAGGCGTTCGCCGACGCGGGCTTCGCCGTGCTGCTCTACGACCACCGCACCTGGGGCGCCAGCGACGGCCTGCCCCGCCACGACCTCGACCCGTGGCGGCAGGTCGAGGACATGCGCACCGCGGTGACGTTCCTGCGCGGCCGGCCCGAGGTCGACCCGGCCCGGATCGGGGTCTGGGGCACGAGTTACAGCGGCGGTCACGCCATCGTGGTCGGCGCGCTGGACCACCGGGTCGCCGCCGTCGTCGCGCAGGCGCCGGCGATCAGCAACTACCAGAGTTCCCTGCGGCGCTCCACCCCCGACCAGGTCGAGGCCCTGCTGGCGGCGATCGACCGCGATCGCACGGCCACCCTGGCCGGGGCCGAGCCCGCGGTCCTGCCGGTCGTCGGCGACGATCCGGCGCGGCCGGCCGCGTTCCGGTCGGCCGAGGCGATCGACTTCTACGGCTCGCCCGAGGTCGCGGCGGCCGGCTGGGTCAACGAGATCACCCTGCGCTCGCTGGACTGGGCCCGCGGCTACGAGCCGGGCGCGTTCATCGGCCGGGTCTCGCCCAAGCCGCTGCTGATGATCGTGGCCACGCGGGACGAGCTGACGCTGACCGATCTCGCGCTCGCCGCCTACGAAAACGCGCTGGAGCCCAAGAAGCTGGTGCTGATCGACGGCGGTCACTTCACCCCGTACGCCCGGCCCGGCCGGGACACCGCCGGCTTCGTCGCCGCCCGCGACGCCGCCGTGGCCTGGTTCGCCGAGCACCTCTGAGCTGGAGCCCACCATGTCTCTCGACTACGAAGTCCTGATCTCCGACCCGATCCCGCAGAGCATCAAGGAGTTGGTGCCCAACGGTGACCGCCGCATGTTCTCGCCGATCTCCAGCACCCTGATCTACGGCTCGGACGACGCCGTGCTGGTGGATCCGCCGCTGACCGTCGACCAGACCGCGGCCATCGGCGACCGGATCGAGCGCAGCGGCAAGCGGCTCACCCACATCTTCGCCACGCACGGCCACGCTGACCACTGGTTCGGCGCCGGCCCGCTCAGCAAGCGCTTTCCCGGGGCCCGGGTCGTCGCGTCCGCCGGCACCATCGCCCAGATGCGTGTGCACGCCGACCCCGACTTCCGGGCCCGCTTCTGGGACCGGCTGTTCCCAGGCCAGCTCCCGGACAGTCCCGTGTCGGCCGAAACCGTGTCGGGCAACCGGTTCCAGCTGGAGGGGCACGACCTCGTGATCGTCGAGGTCGGGCACAGCGACACCGACGACACGTCCGTGCTGCACGTGCCCGACCTCGGCCTGGTCGTCGCCGGGGACGTCATCTACAACGGCGTGCACCAGTACCTCGCCGAGTCGGCCGACGGCGGGCTGGACGCGTGGCTGGCCGCGATCGATCGGGTCGAGCAGCTGGGCGCGCGGCACATCACGGCCGGGCACAAGGACGCCGGTCTGGACGACGACGCCGGCCGGGCGATCGCCGAGACCCGCCGGTACCTGCTCGACGCCCGGGAGCTGCTGGCCGTGCACGCCAGCGCCGAGGACTTCTTCCACGCCATGCTCGAACGCCACCCGTCCCGCCTCAACGCCGGTGCGCTGTGGAATGGTGCGTCGACGCTGTACCGCAGAGGAGGAGCATGACCATCACCACGCAGTGGGCCGCCACCGAACGCATCGAGGGCCTCGTCCCGGCGCCCGGCGGACTGGGGTTCGTGCAGGACTTCCTGAACACCTGTTCGGACGGCATCCCGGCGCCCCGGCACCGGCACGACGACCTCCTGGCGGACCTGGCCTCGGCCCGGAAGTGGTTGGCCGGCGCGGTGTCGTCGCTGGCCGAACACCGCGGGCCGCTGACCGCCCCGCGACTGACCGCGGAGGATCTCGACCCGCTGGTGGCGCTGCGCCGCCAGCTGCGCGGCCTGGTCGTCGGCGAGACCACTGTGGACGGTCTGGCCGGCGCGGCGGTCGTCGAGGTGGCCCCGGGGCCGTCCTTCGCGCTGCGGCCGGCCGGCGACGGCTGGCGCTGGATCGCCGCCGCCGCGCTGGCCGAATGCTTCCTGGCCCAGGAGAACGGCACCTGGCGCCGGCTCAAGGCCTGCCGCAACCCCGTATGCCCGGCCACGTTCTACGACCACACCCGCAACAACAACGGCGTCTGGCACAGCGTGCGATCCTGCGGCAACCCGGCCAACCTCCGGGCCTCGCGGGCCCGCAAACGCGCCGCCGAAGGGATCGACTCGTGACCACCTTCGCCGATGTCACCGCCGTCTCCACCATGGCCCCGTTCGCGTTCACCGTCGACATCAGTCCACGATGGACGATCGCGGGGCACCCCAACGGCGGCTACCTGCTGGCCATGGTCGGCCGCGCCGTCGCCGAGCTCAGCACGCAGCCCCATGTGCTCGCGGCCAGCGCCCACTTCCTGCGCTCGCCCGAGCCCGGGCCGGCCCAGATCCACGTCGAGCCGTTGCGCACCGGCCGGACGACCAGCCAACTGCGCGGCCGGCTGCTGGTCGACGACACGCCGTGCGTGGAGGCCCTGTTCACCAT includes these proteins:
- a CDS encoding alpha/beta hydrolase, which encodes MTTARRTDVEFDARDDITLRGWLYRPAGDGPWPGVVMTHGFAGVKEAYLEPLAEAFADAGFAVLLYDHRTWGASDGLPRHDLDPWRQVEDMRTAVTFLRGRPEVDPARIGVWGTSYSGGHAIVVGALDHRVAAVVAQAPAISNYQSSLRRSTPDQVEALLAAIDRDRTATLAGAEPAVLPVVGDDPARPAAFRSAEAIDFYGSPEVAAAGWVNEITLRSLDWARGYEPGAFIGRVSPKPLLMIVATRDELTLTDLALAAYENALEPKKLVLIDGGHFTPYARPGRDTAGFVAARDAAVAWFAEHL
- a CDS encoding MBL fold metallo-hydrolase; protein product: MSLDYEVLISDPIPQSIKELVPNGDRRMFSPISSTLIYGSDDAVLVDPPLTVDQTAAIGDRIERSGKRLTHIFATHGHADHWFGAGPLSKRFPGARVVASAGTIAQMRVHADPDFRARFWDRLFPGQLPDSPVSAETVSGNRFQLEGHDLVIVEVGHSDTDDTSVLHVPDLGLVVAGDVIYNGVHQYLAESADGGLDAWLAAIDRVEQLGARHITAGHKDAGLDDDAGRAIAETRRYLLDARELLAVHASAEDFFHAMLERHPSRLNAGALWNGASTLYRRGGA
- a CDS encoding CGNR zinc finger domain-containing protein, with translation MTITTQWAATERIEGLVPAPGGLGFVQDFLNTCSDGIPAPRHRHDDLLADLASARKWLAGAVSSLAEHRGPLTAPRLTAEDLDPLVALRRQLRGLVVGETTVDGLAGAAVVEVAPGPSFALRPAGDGWRWIAAAALAECFLAQENGTWRRLKACRNPVCPATFYDHTRNNNGVWHSVRSCGNPANLRASRARKRAAEGIDS